Proteins from one bacterium genomic window:
- the rdgB gene encoding RdgB/HAM1 family non-canonical purine NTP pyrophosphatase encodes MAAVRLLVASGNRKKAAEIAAILGAGAAGGLEVLTLADFPGLEMPEETGATFLENARIKARAGAAGSGLPTLGEDSGLCVDALGGAPGVLSARYAAGGDAARWGRLLGEMRDVPAGRRAARFVCAAVVALPDGREESAEGSCEGEIAVAPRGSGGFGYDPVFLLPDGRTMAELTAAEKDAISHRGRALRAIAPRLLSLAKNSTTGK; translated from the coding sequence ATGGCTGCGGTGCGGCTTCTCGTCGCCTCCGGCAACCGGAAGAAGGCCGCCGAGATCGCCGCGATCCTCGGTGCCGGCGCGGCTGGCGGCCTGGAGGTGCTGACCCTCGCGGACTTCCCCGGGCTGGAGATGCCGGAGGAGACGGGCGCGACGTTCCTCGAGAACGCGCGGATCAAGGCGCGTGCCGGGGCCGCCGGTTCGGGGCTGCCGACCCTTGGCGAGGACTCCGGCCTGTGCGTGGACGCCCTCGGCGGCGCGCCGGGGGTGCTGTCGGCGCGGTACGCGGCTGGCGGCGACGCTGCGCGCTGGGGCAGGCTGCTGGGCGAGATGCGCGACGTGCCCGCCGGCCGGCGCGCGGCGCGGTTCGTCTGCGCGGCCGTGGTCGCCCTGCCGGACGGACGCGAGGAGAGCGCCGAGGGGTCCTGCGAGGGTGAGATCGCGGTGGCGCCGCGGGGCAGCGGTGGCTTCGGCTACGATCCCGTCTTCCTGCTGCCGGACGGCCGGACGATGGCTGAGCTGACGGCCGCGGAGAAGGACGCCATCAGCCACCGGGGAAGGGCGCTGCGGGCGATCGCCCCCCGCCTGCTCTCCCTGGCGAAGAATTCGACAACTGGAAAGTGA
- a CDS encoding glycogen-binding domain-containing protein: MKLLAANAGKLVQFALKAEPTNRVFVAGTFNNWDPGANPLQGSPDSGYFTTALHVPTGRHEYKFVVDGAWVVDPACPDCVPNAFGSTNSVLRV, encoded by the coding sequence ATGAAACTGTTGGCAGCGAACGCCGGGAAGCTCGTGCAGTTTGCGCTCAAGGCGGAACCGACGAACCGGGTGTTCGTCGCGGGCACGTTCAACAACTGGGACCCGGGGGCGAATCCCCTGCAGGGGAGCCCGGACAGCGGGTACTTCACGACCGCCCTGCACGTTCCGACGGGCAGGCACGAGTACAAGTTCGTCGTCGACGGCGCCTGGGTCGTGGACCCGGCGTGTCCGGACTGCGTGCCGAACGCTTTCGGCTCGACGAACAGCGTGCTTCGCGTCTGA
- a CDS encoding VTT domain-containing protein: MEWLTGFIGTPGVNAVFLFALIENMGLPIPAFPVLMLAGALSRAGGVPAAWALCGAALGAVVADALWFLIGRWRGRRVLSAICRLSLNPEACVEAAEGRFDRRRVSTILLAKFVPGLNAVAPPLAGIAGMSLPAFLLIDGAGSLAWASIGVGSGWVLGAAAIRSFGAVRGYVGWLVFGGVVLFLVWNGISRYYLVRKYSIPRIPADELFRKIAQGEDVLVVDLRSEASFAAAAAMIPSAVRFKPSEVHLAAKSLPPDRELVFYCS; the protein is encoded by the coding sequence ATGGAGTGGCTGACGGGATTCATCGGCACACCGGGCGTCAACGCCGTGTTCCTCTTCGCGCTCATCGAGAACATGGGGCTCCCCATCCCAGCGTTCCCGGTGTTGATGCTGGCGGGGGCGCTCTCGCGCGCCGGCGGCGTGCCCGCCGCGTGGGCACTCTGTGGGGCGGCCCTCGGCGCCGTGGTGGCCGACGCCCTGTGGTTTCTGATCGGGCGCTGGCGCGGCCGGCGGGTGCTCTCCGCGATCTGCCGGCTCTCGCTGAATCCGGAAGCATGCGTGGAGGCTGCGGAGGGCCGCTTCGATCGACGCCGCGTCTCAACGATTCTCCTCGCGAAGTTCGTCCCGGGCTTGAACGCCGTCGCGCCGCCGCTCGCCGGAATCGCCGGCATGTCCCTGCCCGCCTTTCTCTTGATCGACGGGGCGGGATCACTTGCCTGGGCAAGCATCGGCGTCGGCAGCGGCTGGGTGCTTGGCGCCGCCGCCATCAGAAGCTTCGGCGCGGTGCGCGGGTACGTCGGGTGGCTGGTCTTCGGGGGAGTCGTCCTCTTCCTGGTCTGGAACGGCATCTCACGCTACTACCTTGTGCGCAAGTACTCCATCCCGCGCATCCCGGCCGACGAACTCTTCCGGAAGATCGCTCAGGGGGAGGACGTTCTCGTCGTCGACCTGCGCTCCGAGGCCTCCTTCGCGGCCGCCGCCGCCATGATTCCTTCAGCGGTCAGGTTCAAGCCGTCAGAAGTTCACCTCGCCGCGAAGAGCCTGCCACCGGACCGCGAGCTGGTCTTCTACTGCTCCTGA